CGTTACCGTACTATTCTTTTTGTGGGGATTTATTACGGTGCTTGTTGATTCTTTAATTCCGCGTCTCAGAGATGTTTTTACGCTTAGTTATTACGAGGCGGGCTTAATTCAATTTTCATTTTTTATTGCTTATTTTATCCTATCCATTCCTGCAGGATTTATTCTCTCTAAAATAGGATACAAAAGAGGAATTATTTTGGGGCTTTTCACGATGGCTTTGGGCTGTTTGCTGTTTTATCCTGCCGCCTCCGAACGTATTTTGTTTGTATTTATGTTGGCAATATTTATCTTAGCCGGAGGGATAACCATTTTGCAAGTGGCAGCCAATCCGTATGTTTCGGTTTTAGGAGATGAGTCGGGGGCTTCGAGTCGTTTGAATTTGTCTCAGGCTTTTAATTCCTTAGGAACAGCCATTGCTCCGATGGTGGGTGCGTTGTTTATTCTAAGTGATAAAGTATTGCAAAAGTCAGAAATCGAAGCACTTAATGAAGTTGATAGAAATGCTTATTTCATTAGTGAAGCCTCGGCAGTACAGATGCCGTTTTTGTCTATAGCTGCTTTCATTGTTGTTTTGGCAGTGCTATTTATCTTTATAAAACTTCCTGATGTGATTGGCGAAGGCGCAAAAAGTGGCGGTTATTTGAGTTTACTTTCTAAAAAAGGGTTGTTACTTGGGGCGATTGGTATATTCCTTTATGTTGGGGCTGAGGTAGCTATCGGGAGTTATTTGGTAAGCTATTTTTCAGAAATGAACCTGTCAAAGAATATTCTTGAAAATGATTTGATGCGCAATATTTTAGGTTTTATTTTTGGCGATAAAGACCTTTCGGGTAAAGATTCCAAAGCCATCGTTGGGGCATTTGTAACTTTCTATTGGACAGGTGCTATGGTAGGGCGTTTCATAGGAGCTTATTTGACCAAAGTTATGGCACCCTCCAAAGTACTGATATTCTTTGCATCAGGAGCAATTTTACTGATACTGGTTTCAGTAAATACCGACGGATTACTAGCAATGTGGAGTATTTTGGCCGTGGGGTTATTCAATTCCATTATGTTCCCGACCATTTTCACTTTGTCGTTAGACGGGCTGAACGAATCCAAACCTCAAGCTTCTGGAATTTTGTGTACAATGATTGTTGGAGGGGCTGTTATTCCACCTTTGTGCGGATTTTTTGCCGACTCACTTGGGTTCAAAATAGCATTTTTATTGTTAACCATTTGTTACGTTTACATTGCCTTTTTCGGATTTTATAAGCGAAAAACCGTAACAATTCGTTAGGGCTTTTTATTTGTAATGGACTAATTTTACAGTTTAGTCATCAAATGCACAAAATATTATAATTAAAACCACATAGAAACATACAATAAATGCTATGTTTCTATGTGGTTTAAAATTTGCTTTACGTTTTTTGTTTTTACTAATTTCTCCAAGGTCAAAAAACGACTCCAATCAACGGTTGGTGATTTTCGTGTATTTAGTCTGTATTTTTTACCTTTAATTTTATAGTTTTTTAGGTCAAAATTCCAAACAATGATTCAAAGGTTGGAGTAGGGGGTGAGGAGCAAATTTTTATGACATATTTTATGGCTTCAAATACAGTTCTTTAAAATATCTGGCATAAAAACCAGCAGGGATAACTCGGTTGTAATTTCCTTTTTCAGGAAGGATATTTTTATAATACAATCGTTTACGGTCAATAAATGAGCGATAAACGGTGGTGTATAAGATAATCCCCACAGCAAATAGAATGCTACTCATACCTAAATATTTTAGTCCAATAAATAAACCTGCTAATGGAAAAAGAATTAGCATATAATATACCCAAATGTTTTTCACGATTTTCATAAAAAATCCAATAAAAATTATTTAGTAAATTCAATAGATTTGATGATGGACTCCAACTCGAACAGATAATCGCGTTTGCTGGTCATCGGTGCAGAAACGAAGCCTTCTAAAACTACCAAACGTGCATTAGGAGCATCTTCAATGATATAGTTCACAAAAGGTCCTCCGAGTAAAAAATCCTTTACTTCCCATAAACCACGACTTTCAATGGTTTTTCTATCTTTCACTTGTGTTTGATAAATGCTTGGAGCAAAAGCTTTTTCGGTAATCATATACATACCATCTTTGGGTCCGGGTACATATTTTTTACCAATGGAATCGCGCATTTTTACGATGCTTTCAGCCAATTGGTTATTTTGTGGCATACGCTGCAAAGGCATTTCATAAATGATAATGTTTGCTGTTCCGCCTTTGATTTGGCGTTCAATCCAAAAGAAATTATTTTCGTGTTTAGCAATTCTGTATATGGAAGGAAGGGTAAGTTTAAATCCTAAAGTTTTTTCAATATCGGTGGTTTTGTTTAACGAACTACGGAATCGTTTTTGGCTTTCTAAGATTTCATTTTCTTTAAAGGCAGTTATGAATTTTTCGGCGTGTTCCTGAATTTGACAAACGATGTCTTTTTCGGTTTCCCCACGTATGATGCCCACTTTCTGAGGTTTAGCAAAAAGCGTATCTTTTAGGGCAAGTCCGTTTATGCTATCTTTTTGTATGATGAGAATATTACGGCTGTTTCGGGTATTTCCTTCGAAAACTTTTGGTGGTATTTGGTGTATGGAAAATAGGGGTTCTTCCACAGCAATTCCTTCCAAAGGAGCCGCAAAATATTTGCGAATGGTATCACCAACGGAGCCTTTCCATAGGGTATTGTCCACCACCACGGCTAAAGAGTTTATTTGTCCGTTAGATTGGGGGAGATATTGTTTCTTCTCTTTGGTAAAATCACACGACAAACAACAAAAGACAATAAGAACTCCAAATATAAAGTGTTTCATAAAAAATAGTTAAAAAATAATATTTATTACCATTTTTATTACAGCTAAAATTGTTCCAAAAATGATTTTTTGAGTAGTTATTTTTGGTTTTCAAATGTTAAAATTTTACGGAAGAAATTTTCTTTGCGGTAAATTTTGGTTTTGGCATCAAATTTGCAGTAACACGTATGATGTTGTTTTTTGATAGTTTGCTTTAGTTTATCAATAAAAAATCAAAAATTTAACATTAAATTAAAAACTTTTTATTTTAAAAGTGTTATCTTTGTAAAAAATAATTATTAACAATAAAAATCAATTTATTATGTCAAAAACAGGAAATACTTTATTGGCGTTGGTAACAGGAGTTGCCGTAGGTGTGGGAGCAGGAATTTTGTTTGCTCCGGATAAAGGGAAAGAAACTCGTAAAAAAATTAAAAAATCGTTTGATGATTCAACGGCTAGTTTGAAACATAAATTAGATGATTTGGCGGATCAAGTAAAAGATAAAACTTCTGAATTGAAGGGTTCTTTGGAAGATAAAATGGAAAACATTTTATCAAAATCAAGCTACAAAGCCGAAGACGTAATTACCGTTTTAGAGAAGAAATTAGCTCAATTGAAACAAGCCAACGCTAAACTTCAAAAATAATTATGGCAATCAAATCCATTAAGGAAACCGCTAAGGAAGTTCCTTTAAGGGCAGAGGAGGCTTTTAAATCGCAGGTAGAATATTATAGGTTATTTGCGTTTCATTTTATAGCCAAGTCTTCCTACGGGTTGTTGAATATTTTTATATTTGGGCTACTATGTCTTTTGGTATTGTTTTTCTTGTCATTTGCAGCTGCCTTTGCAGTGGGTAAATGGGTGAATGATACTGGATTGGGCTTCTTGATTGTAGGTTTCTTTTTTGTTTTAGTCGCTTTGATTATCTTTCTTTTCAGAAAGATTTTCATAGAAAAACCACTTCTAGAAAAGTTGTCCGATATATATTTTAAAGATGATGATGAAGATGAAACAGATGCATAATTACCGATCGTTTCAGCAAATAGAGGCTGACCTAAGGGTTCTTAAACTTAAAAAACAAGTAGA
This genomic window from Capnocytophaga canimorsus contains:
- a CDS encoding DUF4837 family protein, with product MKHFIFGVLIVFCCLSCDFTKEKKQYLPQSNGQINSLAVVVDNTLWKGSVGDTIRKYFAAPLEGIAVEEPLFSIHQIPPKVFEGNTRNSRNILIIQKDSINGLALKDTLFAKPQKVGIIRGETEKDIVCQIQEHAEKFITAFKENEILESQKRFRSSLNKTTDIEKTLGFKLTLPSIYRIAKHENNFFWIERQIKGGTANIIIYEMPLQRMPQNNQLAESIVKMRDSIGKKYVPGPKDGMYMITEKAFAPSIYQTQVKDRKTIESRGLWEVKDFLLGGPFVNYIIEDAPNARLVVLEGFVSAPMTSKRDYLFELESIIKSIEFTK
- a CDS encoding YtxH domain-containing protein, with protein sequence MSKTGNTLLALVTGVAVGVGAGILFAPDKGKETRKKIKKSFDDSTASLKHKLDDLADQVKDKTSELKGSLEDKMENILSKSSYKAEDVITVLEKKLAQLKQANAKLQK
- a CDS encoding sugar MFS transporter, with the translated sequence MQKNYKSAFIFVTVLFFLWGFITVLVDSLIPRLRDVFTLSYYEAGLIQFSFFIAYFILSIPAGFILSKIGYKRGIILGLFTMALGCLLFYPAASERILFVFMLAIFILAGGITILQVAANPYVSVLGDESGASSRLNLSQAFNSLGTAIAPMVGALFILSDKVLQKSEIEALNEVDRNAYFISEASAVQMPFLSIAAFIVVLAVLFIFIKLPDVIGEGAKSGGYLSLLSKKGLLLGAIGIFLYVGAEVAIGSYLVSYFSEMNLSKNILENDLMRNILGFIFGDKDLSGKDSKAIVGAFVTFYWTGAMVGRFIGAYLTKVMAPSKVLIFFASGAILLILVSVNTDGLLAMWSILAVGLFNSIMFPTIFTLSLDGLNESKPQASGILCTMIVGGAVIPPLCGFFADSLGFKIAFLLLTICYVYIAFFGFYKRKTVTIR